In a single window of the Suttonella indologenes genome:
- a CDS encoding roadblock/LC7 domain-containing protein — protein sequence MARIDLSSLTDIDGFKAVALVDSDSGLALATEGSGIDLELAAAGNTEVLNAKRRVAASLELHDDIDDILISLGKGYHLIRPLERNSKLFLYLVLDRSRANLAMARHQLRGFEKDLDFS from the coding sequence ATGGCAAGAATTGACTTAAGCTCATTGACAGATATTGACGGTTTCAAAGCAGTTGCATTAGTAGATTCAGACAGTGGTCTGGCTTTGGCAACCGAAGGTTCAGGCATTGATTTGGAATTGGCTGCAGCCGGTAACACGGAAGTATTAAACGCAAAACGTCGCGTTGCCGCTTCTCTTGAATTGCATGACGATATCGATGATATCCTTATCTCATTAGGTAAAGGATATCACTTGATTCGTCCATTAGAGCGTAACAGTAAATTATTCTTATATTTGGTATTGGATCGTTCGCGCGCGAACTTGGCGATGGCTCGTCACCAATTGCGCGGCTTCGAAAAAGATCTTGATTTTTCATAA